The Salmo salar chromosome ssa19, Ssal_v3.1, whole genome shotgun sequence DNA window ggcaagaaggtttgctgtgtctgtcagcgtagtgtccagagcatggaggcgctaccaggagacaggccagtacatcaggagacgtggaggaggccgtaggagggcaacaacccagcagcaggaccgctacctccgcctttgtgcaagaaggagcaggagaagcactgccagagccctgcaaaatgacctccagcaggccacaaatgtgcatgtgtctgctcaaacggtcagaaacagaaacaccatgagggtggtatgagggcccgacgtccacaattgggggttgtgcttacagcccaacactgtgcaagacgtttggcatttgccagagaacaccatgaTTGGCAAACTCGcctctggcgccctgtgctcttcacagatgaaagcaggttcacactgagcacgtgacagacgtgacagagtctggagatgccgtggagaacgttctgctgcctgcaacatcctccagcatgaccggtttggtggtgggtcagtgatggtatggggtggcatttctttggggggccgcacagccctccatgtgctcgccagaggtagcctgactgccattaggtaccgagatgagatcctcagaccccttgtgagaccatatgctggtgcggttggccctgggttcctcctaatgcaagacaatgctagacctcatgtggctggagtgtgtcagcagttcctgcaagaggaaggcattgatgctatggactggcctgccagttccccagacctgaatccaattgagcacatctgggacataatttctcgctccatccaccaacgccacgttgcaccacagactgtccaggagttggcggatgctttagtccaggtctgggaggagatccctcaggagaccatccgctacctcatcaggagcatgcccaggcattgtagggaggtcatacaggcacgtggaggccacacacactactgagcctcattttgacttgttttaaggacaatacatcaaagttggatcagcctgtgtggttttccactttaattttgagtgtgactccaaatccagacctccatgggttgatacattggatttccattgattatttttgtgtgattttgttgtcagcacattcaactatgtaaagaaaaaagtatttaataagattatttatttcattcagatctaggatgtgttgtttaagtgttccctttatttttttgagcagtatataatgaacaaaaatataaatgcaacatagtgtcacgacttctaccgaagtcgatgcccctccttgttcgggtggtgctcggcggtcgacgtcaccggtcttctagccatcattgatccatttttcattttccattggttttgtcttgtcttcctacacacctggttccaatcccattaattacatgctgtgtatttaaccctctgttttccctcaatgtccttgtcggagattgtttgtgGTTATGTGTTCGTGAATTTTGTataggtgtgcgacgggtatgtttacccatgtttatttttatgtacgttggtttcttggagtttgttttataataatgaaactactccagttacaccaagttggtttctcctgcgcctgacttccctgccacctaaacacacgacaatgacacatataaagtgttgatcccatgtttcatgagctgaaataaaggatcccagaaattttccatacgcacaaaaagcttatttctctcaaaatttgtgcacaaatttgtttacatccctgtgagaatttctcctttgccaagataatccacccacctgacaggtgtggcatatcaagaagctgattaaacggcatgatcattacacaggtgcaccttgtgctttggacaataaaaggccactctaaaatgtgcagttttgttacacaacacaattgttttgccacagatgtctcaagttttgagggagcatgcaattggcatgctggctgtaggaatgtccaccagagctgttgctagagaatttaatgttcatttctctaccataagccgcctccaatgtcattttagagaatttggcagcatgTCCAACCGGAGTTACAagtgcagaccacgtgtaaccatgccagcccaggacctccacatctggcttcttcacctgtgggattgtctgtggccagccacccggacagttgaTGAAGAGAAGAATTTCTGTCTTGttaggaaaaactcattctgattagctgggcctggctccccagtgggtgggcctatgccttccaaggcccacccatggctgtgcccctgcccagtcatgtgaaatctatagattagggcctaatgaatatatttaaaaagtctgatttccttatatgaactgtaactcagtaaaatcattgaaattgttgcatgttgtgtttacatttttgttcagtatatatatatttcctgagctttcttatatctcctagatataggacagacacttcaaaaccctATTCCTTATGATACATAGTTTGACTGTCTTTttttccatttatgaatgtgttatgtataaaaaatatagaatatcttttttttatgtatttgttatatatatatatatataatttaaaaaaattatatatatatatatataaaatatataatatatattttttatgtatttgttatatatatatatatatatatatatatatatatatatacatacatatataattaaaatatatatatgttatatatttttCTATGTATTTGTTagaatattgaatttggcctttagtaCTATAAATTATCCATGGTATGACCCCACCCCCACAGCAcctttttgccctagcactacacacctgattcaaataatcaaagcttcaTGATGGGACCGAGTTTGGGACCGAAAACCCTGGACAAGACACTTCTCTAATTCaatcaatgatgtatataaaccctggatagCAGATGCCATGTATTGGTCATTGAGAGGCTTggaagccaccggtcggccatattgccACTCCCTAATaagagcagtcctccataggaattaatggatttctacagtatttcaattagacgtttaaaggaaaaataaatatatttttgttgtagtggggacagtaacattagtaatctatatatatatatatatatatatatatatatatatataaccagtcaaacgttttgacccacttactcattcaagggtttttctttatttttactattttctacattgtagaataatagtgaagacatcaaaactatgtaataacacatatggaatcatgtagcaaccaaaaaagtgttaacctgttgagggtagggggcagtatttgcacggccggataaaaaacgtacccgatttaatctggttattactactgcccagaaactagaatatgcatatatttattggctttggatagaaaacatcctaaagtttctaaaactgtttgaatggtgtctgtgagtataacagaactcatatggcaggcaaaaacctgagaagattctgtacaggaagtgccctctctgaccattccttgggcttcttgactctttttattgaaaacttaggatctttgctgtaacgtgacacttcctacggctcccataggctctcagaacccgggaaaaagctgaatgacgtctttgcagcccctggctgaaaaacattagcgcctttggtaagtggtctatcagaggacaatgagactgaggcgcgtgcacgaggcgaccccatgtttttattttctttctctttgtactaaaacacggtttcccggtcggaatattatcgcttttttacgagaaaaattgcataaaaatttattttaaacagaggttgacatgcttcgaagtacggtaatggaatatttagattttttttgtcacgaaacgcgtcacccttctttaccctttcggatagtgtcttgaacgcacgaacaaaacgcagctatttggatataactatggattattttgaaccaaaccaacatttgttattgaagtagaagtcctgggagtgcattctgacgaagaacagcaaaggtaataacatttttcttatagtaaatctgactttggtgagggctaaacttggtgggtgtgtaaatagctagccctgtgatgccgggctatctactcagaatattgcaaaatgtgctttcaccgaaaagctattttaaaatcggacatagcgagtgcatagaggagttctgtatctataattcttaaaataattgttatgttttttgtgaacgtttatcgtgagtaatttgtaaattcaccggaagttgctggtatgctagttctgaacgtcacatgctaatgtaaaaagctggtttttgatatatgaacttgattgaacaaaacatgcatgtattgtataacacaatgtcctaggattgtcatctgatgaagatcatcaaaggttagtgctgcatttagctgtggtttgggtttatgtgacattatatgctagcttgaaaaataggtgtctgattatttctggctgggtactctgctgacataatctaatgttttgctttcgttgtaaagcctttttgaaataggacagtgtggttagattaacgagagtcttgtctttaaaatggtgtaaaatagtcatatgtttgagaaattgaagtaatagcatttctaaggtatttgaataacgcgccacgggattccactggctgttatgtaggtgggacgaaatcgtcccactggccctagagaggttaaacaaatcaaaatatattttatatttgagattcttcaaagtagccaccctttgccttgatgacagcttcgcacactcttggcattctctcaaccagcgtcataaggtagtcacctgcaatgcatttcaatgaacaggtgtgccttgttaaaagttaatttgtggaatttctttccttcttaatgtgtttgagccaatcagctgtcttgtgacaaggtaggggtgatatagaGAAGATATCCCTTTCTGGTaaatgaccaagtccatattatggcaagaacagcagtcaatgcggaacatttcaagaactttgaacgtttcttacaaaaagaaaaccagccccgtcgcggacatcaacgtcttgctcccagacaagtgaagaggcgactctgggatgctggccttctaggcagagttcctctatccagtgtctgtgttcttttacccatcttaatgttttatttttattggccagtctgagatatggctttttctttgcaactctgcctagaaaattgttattttctttcaaaaacaaggacatttcgaagtgTCCCCAaacatttgtttaacacgtttttggttactacatgattccatatgtgttacttcatagttttgatgtcttcactataattcttcaatttcttcaatgtagaaaatagtaaaaataaaggaaaacgctggaatgagtaggtgtccaaacttttgactggtactatatatatatatatatatatatgagtttaGATCACATAATTTAAAAGCATGCATTATAGTGTCTGTAAAGAATACACACggaaaaaacaaatgtagacattaataaatacatttctatagcttccacaATATGTTTTACAATGGTAGGGGAGTGGAAAAATGGAGGCACTGTAGTTTAACACAGCGTCCCCTATCAGtaatctagtgtatatataaataattgaATACAATACAGGCTTGAAAAGTCATTGTAAATTCACTGCATTTGCTCATCTACAGAAAATGTGTTTATTCTTACTGGGACAAGATCCTTAAttcttgttttaaaatgtttttgtaaattgtaaaaGTGCAAATCAGAGACAGCTGGAGCTTTGAGGCCAAGCTCATTGTAACAGCTCactacaatgagcctgtcctcctgtagctcctcccaccaaCCTCTTCTGGTGCAAATATGCTATATTATAAATCATGTTCTTTTGATTTTACCTCAATAATCTGGAAATGAAGTGTGATGTCTTACTCTGTATCGTGGAGTTCAAACATGGTTTAATATGCTCTCTCAAAATATGATATATTGAAAGTGTCTATAAAATCGTTTTTGGGGGTGGGGAGAGGGTTGTCGGTTACAGCAGTTAAAACATTTCCACGTCAGCATTTGTTAACCACCAGTATATTCTAACCTGCTTGATGATGATTGCTGGTCTCCAGTCCTTGTCTTCAGGTATATTGTGCCTGACAGATATGCGTTAGGATGGAAGAGGTTAGAAAATATATTGTATATAAGCCACATTTCCTCTTCATCTACAGACATTGTGTTCATTCTTACTCATGGGATAAGAACCTTCgtttttgttttaaaatgttcTGCATAAATACAAAGTGCAAATATACTGTATCATTATCATGTAAACAAATATGTGATGTTTTACTATATCATGATGATCAAACGAATATGTTTTAATAAACCATTTCTACAAAATATGGCATCTTAAATAGTGTTTCTTGGGGGGGGGTCCAGCTATAGCTGTTACAACATTTCTATGCCAGCATCTGTTAAAACACTAGTTTTACTGCGAGACAAAGTATAACAATGGCTTTATAGAAACTGTTTATTTAGTCTAACACGTACATGAACAAAACACCCTATAAACAGAGTTTGATACAGAAGTAAGCCTACCTGCATTGAGACGAggccataaaaaaataaaaacattgcaaacACTACAAATAACAAAAGAAAAAGACAGCCAAGGCAACAGATTTTATATTACAGCATGCTGAATAGAAAACCTGCATAAGAGAATCAGACCGAGCATTCTAGAGAAACTAGTGAGATAATACAGTATAAAAAGTGCCACTCATTATACAGCAGTTGAAATACTGACATTTAAGTAAATTGCTAATTTTACACAATTAAAAATCAAGGAAAATACAAGAGGGAGGTTTTTTTAAAGGAAAAAAATGTAACAAAAGACAGACAACCAAAACGTTCTCTTCCTCAAAAAGAAGCTTATTGAGTCGATGGCAAAACCGGTACCGTGCTCTGTCCCTCGCACCACAAGACAAGTAATACGGCTAAAAAAGGAAGCGGCCCGGGTGCTACGGCTCCCATTTCATCCCAGCGCCTGCCACACTCCAACCCAGAGGTTAAGaacaaaaaaaaggaaaagaGGATGGCACAGAATGTATCAGTTTTAAATAGAAGTCCTTATAAGCAAGTCCCGATGTGAGAGGGGCACAttcatagagaaagagaggggaggtgaTCCGTGTTTGACCCATTCCTTCTGCCGAAGCCAAGCCTTCACCATTACGAAGGGGAGAATTTTTTGGCCTGTGCTCGAACTCTTTTTTCATATTCTACTCTGTTTTGGCTGAAAAGAAAGAGGGGTTTAGTAAAACAACACGGCAAACAGGAAGGCATCCCTTCGATACTAGCAGAACTCACCAGTAAATTGTGTATGCCTCTGCTTGGGCTGGATCCTGGATATTTGGCTCATTTAAGAGTTCCTGTATTCCTAATAGGATCTGTAAGAAATGACAAAACATAAAGATCACATTAGTTGGGCATAGCCATTTGGTGGCTATAGCTTGTAAGTCGATCCCCAGCATATTCTAACCTGCTTGATGGTGATGGCAGGTCTCCAGTCCTTGTCCTCCTCTAGAATGGATAGGCATACTGTGCCTGACGGATACACGTTAGGATGGAAGAGCGGAGGCTCAAATTTACCTATAAAATAAAAATCAGTAAAAAGTTAAAATAGAACTAATCTCATGACCTAAGGTCTGTTCCAATACATCCTTCCTAACTTTGATCACCTGATCTGACTGAATTGGTGAAAAAAAAATACCTAGCTTACACCTATCAAATTAGTGTCAGATCAGTGACTACGTCAAGGAAGAGGGAAGGATGCATTTTTCAAGTATTGGGCCCGAATACTGAGCTGTTCccaatgttctgtattatgtttccctcgagaagagtagctgctgcatgaggaacagctaatggggattgtAATAAGAAAAGAAAAAACAAGACTGGTTAAAAGGAAACTCACACTTTGGGGGCGAGGAAGGATAGTCATCCTTGAACAGCATCCGCAGTTTGAACAAGCCTCCTTCCCATGGGGTCTGGGGAAGAGTTTATAATCGATCACAAACACTTGCAGACTATGAAGATCAAGGATGAACTATGACCTCATCCTAGCATTCTTTGGTTTCATACAAGATGTCCACTTCATAGTGTTGGTGCAAAAACATTTATTGAAATGATCTACTACCAACTACGCACAGGCGGAATGCTATAAACAAAGTCACTTGGCACCTCCACTTTGAAACTGTATTGCATGTGTAGATAAATGGCTGTGCTTACCCCCTTCTTCCCAGGAATGGCACATTCCCAGTTCATCAAGTTCATGGTTCCATCTGGATTTTTCGTCGGCACAGCCACAAAGCCCTTAGATGGAATTGCATCAAACAGTAAGAGTGAGATTAAGCAAAAAAATAAACCTTCATTTCAAAGCTCTTGAACAATGGATAAAACACTTCCCCCAATCCCTAtcatagttaaataaaaaggttaaaaaaaatctgattggtaaaaaataaaaaaaagaagtgtactattacaaataaaaaaagtcTAGAACTACACACTGCTACTCACAAAAGGATGGTCTTTCCGCCACGCTTTGCGCTCCTGAGCAAGCCGGCTCAATGCAATGCCTGACATGACTGGTGGGCTTTCTGAAACAGCAGAGGTGACAAACATGTGCTTTCAAAGACGTGTACATACATGTTATCTAATTTCTTAGGACTGTGTCATTATTGCATACACCAATTGGACAACACataaagaacacctgctctttccatgacagactgaccaggtgaaagctatgatcttaTACCGACGTCCCTTGTTAAATCCAtgccaatcagtgtagatgaaggggaggcagGTTAAAGGAGGATTGTTAATGCCTtgtctgtgtgccattcagagggcaaatgggcaaggcaaaagatttaagtgcttttgaacgggacatggtaggtgccaggtgcaccagttagagtgtgtcaagaactgcaacgctgctgggtttttccacgctcaacagtttcccgtgtgtatcaagaatggcccaccatacaaaggacatccagccaactgttggaagcattggagtcaaaatgggccagaatccctgtggaacacttgacaccttgtagagtccatgccctgacaaattgaggctgttctgagggaaaaaagggggtgaaactcattattaggaaggtgtccctaatgttttgtacactccggtGCACAAAGGTACCAAACGCAACAAGATTCCTGGAAGGCTGAAATTGATACCTGGTTTACAAAGTCTAGCCTAAAAATCAGTCAAATTTAACATGCTACAGTTTATCAGGCATACAATGTGATATAACCAAAGATTTTTGGTATTTTATAAGATAAATGTTTCCCAGAATCGAGAAAGTAGATTGTATTGCCAGTACCAGGTTAGTTGAAGAATCGATGGTGCCGGTTTGTATGGGGCTTTCCTGTAACATCCAGTAATGGACACCAACAACCTTTGGTTATATAAATCACATTATTTGGCAACCATAGCAAGCATAAACTGTATCCCTTGTAGACTGGGGCTTGACATTTATGGAATTAGCAATTTAGCTACATCCATCTCCCCTCTTTACATCCTTAGAAACCTCCCAGTGTGTACTGTAGGCTTTTAGTTTTATGCATCCAAAACTCTGGTCCTTGCGGGCTGCATGCTTGTTGTCATGCATTTCGTAGCAatagctagctagcgagctaaTGTTACATCGCTTTAAAACATGGCAAACAGAGTAAACCAGCCTTTGTTATGAAGGGGTAAGCTAACGtactagctagctcagctcatTAGGCATATGAGTTGTACTCTTCAAGAGTCAATGGGTAAATGGAGAGCAACAGCTAAGTATTACAGATTGCACATTTCCTTAACTGACACCTTAGGGTTAGTAATCTAGTCTGATATTGTCATTGACTCAGCTCAGCTATCATCATAGTAGTGATATTACTGACTGATCTTTGACTCGTTCTGTACAAAGAACAAATCGGTCGACACATTGTTCATTTGAGTcactaatatactgaacaaaaatataaaaacgcaatatagggttggtcccatgtttcatgagctgaaataaaagatcccagaaatgttccatacccacTAAAAGCTTATTTTGCTCAAATTTGTTAACATTTCTGTTAGTGaatatttctcatttgccaagataatccatccacctgacaagtgtggcatatcaataaactgattaaacagcatgctcattacacaggtgaaccttgtgctggggacaacaaaaggccactATAGAATGTGCAgttgccacacaacacaatgccacagacgtctcaagttgagggagcgtgtaattggcatgctgactgcaggaatgtccaccagagcagttgccagagaattgaatgttcatttctctaccataagctgcctccaatgtcgttttagagaatttggcagtacgtccaaaccGGCCTCACACCCACAGAGCACATGTAACCACGGCAGTCCAGGATCTCCACATCGAGCTTCTTCACCTGTCAAATCGTCTGAGAAGAGCCAccctgacagctgatgaaactgagaagtATTTATgtcatggctgtgcccctgtccagtcatgtgaaatccgtttaatagggcctaatgaatttatttcaattgaccgtTATtcgtatatgaactgtaactcagtaaaatcgttacatttatattttttgttcagtagacGCGGTAAACAGGTCAATCGAACTAGAACAAAACAATGGAATTACCTTGGAAACGTGTCGGGGAAAGATCGAGTCTCCTCATTGTCCCCAGAGCAAAATTTGCCTAAATTTATGCTAATGTTTAGGTAAAAAGCAGAGTACAATGATTGTATGGAGGTCAACCCAAACATGTTCATGTCATCCttaccaatcaactgcattacagtcAAATTAAATTTGACTACCACcgatttctgtatgctagctataCTAACCAGCTTATACAAACGGGAGTAAGAATTTAGGagtcacttcttctaaacctgaaaaagAGACAACTACATGTTACGCAGCGAAAACAGCCAAATcggacttacagtgcattcggaaattattcagacctttaccgtttccacatttagttacattacagccttattctaaaatggattaaataaaacaaactcctcagcaatctacacacaatagcccatactGATGAAGTCAAAACAGGTTAGTAGAAaagttagcaaatgtataaaaaaaaaattaagaatacttatttacataattattcagacccttgctatgagactcaattgagctcaggtgcatcctgttttaatttatcatccttgagatgtttctacaacttgattggagtccacctgtggtaaatgcaaatgtatttgacacagttgacagtgcatgtcagagcaaaaaccaagctatgaggtcgaaggaattgtccgtagagctccgagacagaattgtgtcgaggcacagatctggggaagggtacgaaaaaaaatgtctgcagatttgaaggtcccgaagaaaaccatggcctccatcactcttaaatggaagaagtttggaaccaccaagacccttcctagagctgaccgcccggccaaactgagcaatcgggggagaagggccttggtcagggaggtgaccaagaacccgatggtcactgacagagctcctctgtggagatgggagaaccttccagaaggacaaccatccctgcagcactccaccaatcaggcctttatggtagagtagacacttctcagtaaaaggcacatgacagcttgcttaggactctcagaccatgagaaacaagattctctgatatgatgaaaccaagattgaaactttggcctgaatgctaagcgtcacgtctggaggaaacctgacaccatcctacggtgaagcatggtttgtgacagcatcatgctgtggggatgtttttcagcggcagggactggaagactagtcaggatcgagggaaagatgaacggagctaagtacaaagagatccttgatgaaaacctgctccagagcactcaggacttccgactgggggcgaaggttcaccttccagaaggacaacgaccctaagcacacagccaagaagacaatgcaggagtggcttcgggacaagtctctgaatgtctttgactggcccagccagagcacggacttcAACCTGAACAAacgtctctggagacctgaaaatagctgtgcagcaacgctccccatccaacctgacagagcttgagaggatctgcagagaagaatgggagaaactccccaaat harbors:
- the ube2ib gene encoding SUMO-conjugating enzyme UBC9-A isoform X1; the encoded protein is MIPQQLYPLHNPYDDDGQFDPPIFKSPPVMSGIALSRLAQERKAWRKDHPFGFVAVPTKNPDGTMNLMNWECAIPGKKGTPWEGGLFKLRMLFKDDYPSSPPKCKFEPPLFHPNVYPSGTVCLSILEEDKDWRPAITIKQILLGIQELLNEPNIQDPAQAEAYTIYCQNRVEYEKRVRAQAKKFSPS
- the ube2ib gene encoding SUMO-conjugating enzyme UBC9-A isoform X3, with product MSGIALSRLAQERKAWRKDHPFGFVAVPTKNPDGTMNLMNWECAIPGKKGTPWEGGLFKLRMLFKDDYPSSPPKCKFEPPLFHPNVYPSGTVCLSILEEDKDWRPAITIKQILLGIQELLNEPNIQDPAQAEAYTIYCQNRVEYEKRVRAQAKKFSPS
- the ube2ib gene encoding SUMO-conjugating enzyme UBC9-A isoform X2, translated to MASDEKNESRCHNDVKSTTKSPPVMSGIALSRLAQERKAWRKDHPFGFVAVPTKNPDGTMNLMNWECAIPGKKGTPWEGGLFKLRMLFKDDYPSSPPKCKFEPPLFHPNVYPSGTVCLSILEEDKDWRPAITIKQILLGIQELLNEPNIQDPAQAEAYTIYCQNRVEYEKRVRAQAKKFSPS